A stretch of the Rodentibacter haemolyticus genome encodes the following:
- the mpl gene encoding UDP-N-acetylmuramate:L-alanyl-gamma-D-glutamyl-meso-diaminopimelate ligase — protein sequence MKHIHILGICGTFMGGVAMIAKQMGYKVTGSDTNVYPPMSTFLQEQGIEIIPNYDVEQLQPAPDMVIIGNAMKRGNPCVEYVLENQLPYTSGPQWLHDHLLRNRWVLAVSGTHGKTTTTGMLTWILEQNGLKPGFLIGGIAGNFGTSARLGESDFFVIEADEYDTAFFDKRSKFVHYNPKTLIINNISFDHADIFDDLTAIQRQFHHMIRTIPASGRILSFVDEQSTKETLKMGCWSEQQFIGKDKEWFAERMTTDASYFSVFHLGKKVAEVKWALVGEHNMHNALMAIAAAYHTGISVENACNALGSFINAKRRLEVRGEVNGVTVYDDFAHHPEAILATLTALRDKVGGGVRILAVLEPRSNTMKMGVHKDEIAPALGRADIVFMLQPDNIPWEVAEIAAQCVQPAHWSANIDKLTDMIVTEAQPTDHILVMSNGSFGGIHQKILDKLK from the coding sequence ATGAAACATATTCATATTTTAGGCATTTGCGGCACATTTATGGGCGGTGTGGCAATGATTGCCAAACAAATGGGTTATAAGGTAACGGGGTCGGATACAAATGTTTATCCGCCGATGAGTACATTTTTACAAGAGCAAGGAATTGAGATTATTCCCAACTATGATGTTGAACAACTTCAACCCGCACCGGATATGGTGATCATCGGCAATGCGATGAAGCGTGGCAATCCTTGTGTGGAATATGTTTTAGAAAATCAATTGCCTTATACCTCCGGTCCGCAATGGTTACATGATCATTTATTGAGGAATCGTTGGGTGCTTGCGGTTTCCGGTACTCACGGTAAAACCACTACAACCGGTATGCTTACTTGGATTTTGGAGCAAAACGGCTTAAAACCCGGTTTTTTAATTGGTGGAATTGCAGGAAATTTCGGTACTTCCGCCCGTTTAGGGGAGAGTGATTTTTTTGTTATTGAGGCAGACGAATACGATACCGCATTTTTCGATAAACGTTCCAAATTCGTGCATTACAACCCTAAAACCCTAATTATCAATAATATCAGTTTTGATCACGCCGATATTTTTGATGATTTAACAGCGATTCAACGCCAATTCCATCATATGATTCGCACGATTCCTGCAAGCGGTCGCATTCTTTCTTTTGTCGATGAACAAAGCACAAAAGAAACGTTAAAAATGGGTTGTTGGTCTGAACAACAATTTATCGGAAAAGATAAAGAATGGTTTGCAGAGAGAATGACAACCGATGCTTCTTATTTTTCGGTATTTCATTTAGGAAAAAAAGTGGCGGAAGTGAAATGGGCTCTTGTGGGAGAGCATAATATGCACAATGCCCTTATGGCAATTGCGGCGGCTTATCATACCGGCATATCTGTTGAAAATGCTTGTAATGCGCTTGGCTCTTTTATTAACGCTAAACGCCGATTAGAAGTCAGAGGCGAAGTAAATGGCGTAACGGTGTATGATGATTTTGCCCATCATCCGGAGGCGATTTTAGCGACTTTAACGGCATTAAGAGATAAAGTCGGCGGTGGCGTCCGTATTCTTGCAGTGCTTGAGCCTCGCTCAAATACCATGAAAATGGGAGTGCATAAAGACGAAATTGCACCTGCATTAGGCAGGGCTGATATCGTATTTATGCTTCAGCCGGATAATATCCCTTGGGAAGTCGCTGAAATTGCCGCACAATGTGTTCAACCGGCTCATTGGAGTGCAAATATTGATAAGTTGACGGATATGATTGTTACTGAAGCTCAACCGACGGATCATATCCTCGTGATGTCAAACGGCAGCTTTGGCGGTATTCATCAAAAGATTTTAGATAAATTGAAATAA
- a CDS encoding tyrosine-type recombinase/integrase: protein MTWNNYCRHLKSIYNFAIEQHFINLKENPFRKMMVREDKAPRKVLDDVVFRKIDLLFQNEANLPTRLQPRWFVLCLINVLKYTGIRRAQLVKLRVKDICLSRKMICIPSHINKSHKYHEIPIPQILFSDFQRIAYELKKMGDNEDAQFFNVNRFSSSTYRKGEKMSNHQLSHIFNVLSKVIRCKISPHRFRHTLATKLIKNKTSIYDVKRILGHSDLKVTMSYIEEDPEDLRSALDSVY, encoded by the coding sequence GTGACATGGAATAATTATTGTCGCCATTTAAAGAGCATTTATAACTTTGCAATAGAGCAACACTTTATCAACCTCAAAGAGAATCCATTCAGAAAAATGATGGTACGAGAAGATAAAGCGCCAAGGAAAGTTTTGGATGATGTAGTTTTTAGAAAAATAGATTTACTTTTTCAAAATGAAGCTAACTTGCCGACACGCTTACAACCAAGGTGGTTTGTGTTGTGCTTGATTAATGTATTGAAATACACTGGGATTCGCCGAGCTCAACTTGTGAAATTAAGAGTAAAAGATATTTGTTTATCAAGAAAAATGATTTGTATACCATCACATATAAACAAGAGTCATAAATATCACGAGATACCGATCCCACAGATACTTTTTAGTGATTTTCAGAGAATAGCTTATGAATTAAAGAAAATGGGAGATAATGAAGATGCTCAATTTTTTAATGTGAATCGTTTTTCAAGCTCAACCTATCGTAAAGGTGAAAAAATGAGTAATCACCAGCTATCTCATATTTTTAATGTATTATCCAAGGTTATTCGTTGCAAAATATCACCACATCGCTTTAGACATACTTTAGCGACAAAGTTGATCAAGAATAAAACAAGCATCTATGATGTAAAACGAATATTAGGTCATTCTGATTTGAAAGTAACGATGAGTTACATTGAAGAAGACCCTGAGGATCTACGTTCAGCCCTAGATTCAGTGTACTAG
- the metC gene encoding cystathionine beta-lyase codes for MSNNHSLSTTLVHAGRDKRFSQGAVNPVLQRASSLVFDTIADKKYCTKNRYKGELFYGRRGTLTHFALQDLMCEMENGAGCYLYPCGAAAVTNAILSFVKTGDHILMSGAAYEPTQDFCNIILKKMQIETTYYDPIDGADIVNLVQPNTKILFLESPSSITMEVPDIPAIVKAVRAVNPEIVIMIDNTWGAGVLFKALEHGIDISIQAGTKYLVGHSDVMIGTAVANDRTWDQLREHSYLMGQMVDADSAYTTARGIRTLAVRLKQHHENSLKVADWLTQQPQVKAVYHPALPSCLGHEFFQRDFSGASGLFSFELNWRLTDEQVAQFMDHFKLFTMAYSWGGFESLILCNQPEEIEKIRPNIKRKITGSLIRVHIGFEDPEELIADLKNGFERIV; via the coding sequence ATGTCAAACAATCACTCATTATCTACAACGCTTGTCCATGCCGGACGCGATAAACGTTTCTCTCAAGGTGCGGTGAATCCTGTACTTCAACGCGCTTCATCGCTTGTATTTGACACGATAGCGGATAAAAAATATTGTACAAAAAATCGTTATAAGGGCGAGTTGTTTTACGGTCGTCGTGGCACGTTGACGCATTTTGCTCTGCAAGATTTAATGTGTGAGATGGAAAACGGTGCGGGTTGTTATCTTTATCCCTGTGGTGCCGCTGCTGTAACAAATGCGATTTTATCTTTCGTCAAAACAGGCGATCATATTTTGATGAGTGGTGCGGCTTATGAACCGACACAAGATTTTTGCAATATTATTTTGAAAAAAATGCAGATTGAGACGACCTATTATGATCCTATCGATGGTGCAGATATTGTTAATCTAGTGCAGCCAAATACGAAAATACTGTTTTTAGAATCGCCGAGTTCCATCACGATGGAAGTGCCTGATATTCCGGCCATTGTGAAAGCGGTTCGCGCAGTAAATCCTGAAATTGTTATTATGATCGACAATACTTGGGGGGCGGGTGTATTATTCAAGGCATTGGAACATGGCATTGATATTTCTATTCAAGCAGGTACAAAGTATTTGGTAGGGCATTCTGATGTGATGATCGGAACTGCGGTCGCAAATGACCGCACTTGGGATCAGTTACGTGAGCATTCCTACCTCATGGGACAGATGGTGGATGCCGATTCGGCGTACACTACAGCACGTGGTATTCGCACCTTAGCGGTACGTTTAAAGCAGCACCATGAAAATAGTTTGAAAGTGGCTGACTGGTTGACACAGCAGCCTCAAGTTAAAGCCGTTTATCATCCTGCGTTACCAAGTTGCCTCGGACATGAATTTTTCCAACGTGATTTTAGCGGTGCAAGCGGATTATTTTCCTTTGAGCTAAATTGGCGTTTAACAGATGAACAGGTCGCACAATTTATGGATCACTTTAAGCTATTTACAATGGCATATTCATGGGGGGGCTTTGAATCTTTAATTTTGTGTAATCAACCGGAAGAAATTGAAAAAATCCGACCGAATATTAAGCGCAAAATAACCGGCTCACTGATTCGTGTCCACATAGGTTTTGAAGATCCGGAAGAACTGATTGCCGATCTGAAAAACGGTTTTGAACGAATTGTCTAA
- a CDS encoding DinI-like family protein, whose translation MPKRIAEKFNDVQVRIRTSSSQGFDISRFDKGDKKKILEYLEEIWNDDSLLDGMMNKSNQID comes from the coding sequence TTGCCTAAACGTATTGCTGAAAAATTTAATGATGTTCAAGTAAGAATCAGAACATCGAGCTCACAAGGATTCGATATTTCAAGATTTGATAAAGGCGATAAGAAAAAAATTTTAGAATATCTTGAAGAAATTTGGAATGATGATTCATTGCTTGACGGAATGATGAATAAAAGTAACCAAATAGATTAA
- a CDS encoding DUF2301 domain-containing membrane protein yields MADPHIQSPMDIWDNITVAIYRTGFLIAGFSVLLLTWFPKQAEITILIAATCCASSLHIYLKHFRLTFQFATWIGLLCYILGWYELALGGALVTLGGLCFKEYFCFRVPLLNLQPIFVALLWFLWVFEGGMLTRILSIVVGILLLVLAVQKWRMPLHFDIGDKTKYQI; encoded by the coding sequence ATGGCTGATCCACATATTCAATCCCCCATGGATATTTGGGATAACATCACCGTTGCTATTTATCGAACGGGTTTTTTAATTGCAGGTTTCAGCGTTTTATTGCTTACTTGGTTTCCTAAACAGGCTGAAATTACAATTTTAATCGCCGCGACTTGTTGCGCCTCTTCTTTGCATATTTACCTTAAACATTTTCGTTTAACCTTTCAATTTGCCACTTGGATCGGTTTACTTTGCTATATTTTAGGTTGGTATGAATTAGCGCTTGGCGGGGCATTGGTTACATTAGGTGGGCTTTGTTTTAAAGAGTATTTTTGTTTCCGTGTGCCGTTATTAAATTTACAACCTATTTTTGTCGCCTTGTTATGGTTCCTTTGGGTGTTTGAAGGGGGAATGCTAACACGTATTTTATCAATTGTGGTGGGAATATTGTTATTGGTTCTTGCCGTACAAAAATGGCGAATGCCATTGCATTTTGATATTGGCGATAAAACGAAATATCAAATTTAA
- the parC gene encoding DNA topoisomerase IV subunit A, protein MTANINYEGIEQMPLRTFTESAYLNYSMYVIMDRALPFIGDGLKPVQRRIVYAMSELGLNATAKYKKSARTVGDVLGKFHPHGDSACYEAMVLMAQPFSYRYPLVDGQGNWGAPDDPKSFAAMRYTESRLSKISEILLSELGQGTVDYQPNFDGTLEEPQYLPARLPHILLNGTTGIAVGMATDIPPHNINEIADAAVMLLDNPKATLDDVLNVVQGPDFPTEAEIISPKAEIRKIYEQGRGSIKMRATWKKEEGEIIISALPHQSSPSKIIAQIADQMTAKKLPMVEDIRDEADHENPIRIVLVPRSNRVDTDALMAHLFATTDLEKSYRINMNMIGLDHKPAVKGLLQILNEWLIFRRTTVTRRLQYRLDKVLSRLHILEGLMIAFLNIDEVIEIIRYEDEPKSELMVRFNLSDEQADAILNLRLRHLAKLEEHQLRAEQDELEKERSNLETILGSERRLNTLIKKEIQEDAKKYASPRMSQLVEREEAKAISESEMTPAEPVTVILSEMGWARCAKGHDIDPKALSYKAGDSYRAHACGKSNQPVVFIDSTGRSYAVDPLSLPSARSQGEPLTGKLTLPAGATVEHVLMEGEQQELLMSSDAGYGFICKFEDLIARNKAGKALISLPDNAKVLAPKILSNSTALLVALTSAGRMLIFPVQDLPVLSKGKGNKIISIPAANAKDRSELLVKLLLISDQASLEFHSGKRKVTLKPEDLQRFRAERGRKGSQLPRGLHSNVDIVVIDAEQNLNQS, encoded by the coding sequence ATGACAGCCAATATCAACTATGAAGGCATTGAGCAAATGCCGTTACGCACTTTCACGGAAAGCGCCTATCTCAACTACTCTATGTACGTCATTATGGATCGTGCTTTGCCCTTTATCGGCGATGGTTTAAAGCCGGTACAACGACGTATTGTTTACGCCATGTCGGAACTGGGTTTGAATGCGACGGCAAAATATAAAAAATCCGCCCGTACCGTTGGTGATGTATTGGGTAAGTTTCACCCGCACGGTGATTCGGCTTGTTATGAAGCGATGGTATTGATGGCTCAACCTTTTTCCTATCGCTATCCGCTTGTTGACGGACAAGGAAACTGGGGCGCACCGGATGATCCGAAATCTTTTGCAGCAATGCGTTATACGGAATCGCGCCTGTCTAAGATCTCAGAAATTCTGCTGAGTGAACTCGGACAAGGTACAGTGGATTATCAACCTAACTTTGACGGTACCTTAGAAGAACCGCAGTATTTGCCGGCTCGTTTACCCCATATTTTGCTGAATGGCACAACAGGCATTGCAGTAGGAATGGCAACCGATATTCCGCCGCACAATATTAATGAAATTGCCGATGCCGCCGTGATGTTATTGGATAATCCGAAAGCAACGCTTGATGATGTGCTTAATGTCGTTCAAGGTCCGGATTTCCCTACGGAAGCGGAAATTATTTCCCCGAAAGCCGAAATTCGTAAAATTTACGAACAAGGTCGCGGCTCAATAAAAATGCGTGCAACTTGGAAAAAAGAAGAGGGTGAAATCATAATTTCAGCCCTTCCTCACCAATCTTCCCCCTCAAAAATCATTGCACAAATTGCCGATCAAATGACCGCGAAAAAACTTCCGATGGTGGAAGATATTCGTGATGAAGCGGATCACGAAAACCCGATTCGTATCGTACTCGTACCGCGTTCTAACCGTGTGGATACCGATGCTTTAATGGCCCATTTATTCGCCACAACGGATTTAGAAAAAAGCTATCGCATAAATATGAATATGATCGGGCTTGATCATAAACCGGCGGTGAAAGGTTTATTACAAATTCTCAATGAATGGCTCATTTTCCGCCGAACAACGGTAACACGCCGATTGCAATATCGTTTGGATAAAGTGCTTTCTCGATTACATATTTTAGAAGGCTTAATGATTGCCTTTCTAAATATTGATGAGGTGATTGAGATTATTCGTTATGAAGACGAGCCGAAAAGCGAATTAATGGTACGCTTCAATTTAAGCGATGAACAAGCCGATGCGATTTTAAATTTACGCCTACGCCATTTAGCCAAATTAGAAGAACATCAACTTCGTGCAGAGCAAGACGAGCTGGAAAAAGAGCGGTCAAATTTAGAAACGATTTTGGGATCCGAACGCCGTTTAAATACGCTTATCAAAAAAGAAATCCAAGAAGATGCTAAAAAATATGCCAGTCCGCGGATGTCGCAATTGGTTGAGCGTGAAGAAGCAAAAGCGATTTCTGAAAGTGAAATGACACCGGCTGAACCCGTTACCGTGATTTTATCGGAAATGGGCTGGGCACGTTGTGCGAAAGGACATGATATTGATCCTAAAGCATTAAGCTATAAGGCAGGTGACAGCTACCGTGCGCACGCTTGCGGTAAAAGCAACCAACCCGTCGTCTTTATTGATAGCACGGGGCGCAGTTATGCCGTTGATCCGCTCAGCTTGCCTTCCGCACGTTCTCAAGGCGAACCGCTTACCGGTAAACTAACCCTACCGGCAGGGGCAACTGTTGAACACGTGCTAATGGAAGGAGAACAACAAGAATTATTGATGTCATCGGATGCAGGGTACGGTTTTATTTGTAAATTTGAAGATTTAATTGCCCGCAATAAGGCAGGAAAAGCCTTGATTTCTTTACCGGATAATGCCAAAGTTCTGGCACCGAAAATTCTATCAAATTCAACCGCACTTTTGGTTGCCTTAACCTCAGCAGGTAGAATGCTGATCTTCCCGGTGCAAGATCTACCGGTATTATCAAAAGGTAAAGGCAATAAGATCATAAGTATTCCAGCAGCCAATGCGAAAGATCGTAGCGAATTACTCGTGAAATTATTGCTGATTTCAGATCAAGCAAGTCTTGAGTTTCATTCCGGTAAACGAAAAGTCACATTAAAACCGGAGGATCTACAAAGATTCCGCGCAGAACGGGGGAGAAAAGGTTCACAACTACCTCGTGGTTTACACAGTAATGTCGATATTGTGGTGATTGATGCGGAACAAAACTTAAACCAATCTTAA
- the gltS gene encoding sodium/glutamate symporter, whose amino-acid sequence MNIVFDTYQTLALASLVLLLGYFLVKRISVLKSFNIPEPVVGGFIVAIALFIWHRIDGTSFTFEKSLQTTMMLVFFSSIGLSANFARLIKGGKPLIIFLFVAAALIFFQNVIGIAGTQILGIDPAYGLLAGSVTLTGGHGTGAAWAETFIKEFNLPAATEIAMACATFGLVFGGIIGGPVARFLLNRQKQGENPENDEVDDVQEAFEHPTYQRKVNARSIVETIAMMSFCLLIGQYLDSITKATALQLPTFVWCLFTGVVIRNGLTHLFKFRVADSAIDVLGSVGLSIFLAIALMSLKLWELAGLAADVLIILAIQVAFMAFFAIYVTYRVMGKDYDAIVLSAGHCGFGLGATPTAVANMQAITSRFGASHKAFLIVPMVGAFFIDLINASLLKVFLAIVTYLH is encoded by the coding sequence GTGAATATTGTATTTGATACCTATCAAACACTTGCTCTTGCAAGTCTTGTTTTGTTATTAGGCTACTTTTTAGTGAAACGTATTAGCGTGCTCAAAAGTTTTAATATTCCGGAACCGGTTGTCGGCGGTTTTATTGTTGCGATTGCCTTGTTCATTTGGCATCGGATAGACGGCACGTCATTCACATTTGAAAAAAGTTTGCAAACAACCATGATGTTAGTTTTTTTCTCATCTATCGGTTTAAGCGCAAACTTCGCACGTTTAATTAAAGGTGGTAAGCCATTAATTATTTTCCTTTTTGTTGCTGCAGCCTTAATTTTCTTCCAAAACGTTATCGGTATTGCGGGTACACAAATTCTAGGTATTGACCCGGCATACGGCTTATTAGCCGGATCGGTAACATTAACCGGTGGTCATGGAACGGGGGCTGCGTGGGCGGAAACCTTTATCAAAGAATTTAACTTACCGGCGGCAACAGAAATTGCGATGGCTTGCGCAACCTTTGGGTTAGTGTTCGGCGGCATTATTGGCGGCCCTGTCGCACGCTTCCTATTAAATCGCCAAAAGCAAGGTGAAAATCCCGAAAATGATGAAGTAGATGATGTACAAGAAGCATTTGAACACCCAACCTATCAACGCAAAGTCAATGCTCGTTCTATTGTTGAAACCATTGCAATGATGTCTTTCTGTTTATTGATCGGTCAATATTTGGATAGCATCACAAAAGCGACAGCGTTACAACTGCCAACCTTCGTTTGGTGTTTATTTACCGGTGTCGTTATTCGTAACGGCTTAACCCATCTTTTCAAATTCCGTGTAGCGGATTCTGCCATTGACGTGCTTGGTAGCGTAGGCTTATCTATCTTCTTGGCGATTGCCTTAATGTCATTGAAACTTTGGGAATTAGCCGGCCTTGCCGCTGATGTACTGATTATCTTAGCGATTCAAGTTGCTTTTATGGCATTCTTTGCGATTTATGTTACTTATCGTGTTATGGGGAAAGATTACGATGCTATCGTATTAAGTGCGGGGCACTGTGGTTTCGGTTTAGGAGCAACCCCTACGGCGGTAGCAAATATGCAAGCGATTACAAGCCGCTTTGGTGCATCTCATAAAGCATTCTTAATCGTCCCAATGGTAGGGGCATTCTTTATTGATTTAATTAATGCTTCACTATTGAAAGTGTTCTTAGCAATTGTTACGTACCTACACTAA
- the pgsA gene encoding CDP-diacylglycerol--glycerol-3-phosphate 3-phosphatidyltransferase: MRFNVPTFLTIFRVILIPFFVIAFYLPIESAPFITTLIFFIAGVTDWLDGYLARKWKQTTRFGAFLDPVADKVMVIAALVLIVEYQHTFWVTIPAMIMISREIIISALREWMAELGERNKVAVSWLGKVKTTSQMLALGGLLWRYNIYMEILAIILLYIAVILTVWSMMQYLNAAKETVLDEIETK, encoded by the coding sequence ATGAGATTTAATGTCCCTACTTTTCTTACTATTTTCCGAGTAATTTTGATTCCTTTTTTTGTTATTGCGTTTTACTTACCAATCGAATCCGCCCCCTTTATTACAACGCTCATTTTCTTTATTGCGGGAGTAACGGATTGGCTTGACGGCTATCTTGCAAGAAAATGGAAACAAACCACACGTTTCGGTGCATTTTTAGATCCTGTTGCAGATAAAGTAATGGTGATTGCCGCTTTGGTATTAATTGTGGAATATCAACATACTTTTTGGGTAACAATTCCGGCGATGATTATGATCTCCCGTGAAATTATTATTTCCGCATTACGCGAATGGATGGCTGAATTAGGCGAACGCAACAAAGTAGCCGTTTCTTGGTTAGGTAAAGTAAAAACGACCTCTCAAATGCTCGCACTCGGCGGATTATTATGGCGATATAATATTTATATGGAAATCCTCGCTATTATCTTACTTTATATCGCCGTCATCTTAACCGTTTGGTCAATGATGCAATATCTAAACGCAGCGAAAGAAACGGTTTTAGATGAAATAGAAACGAAGTAA
- the nirK gene encoding copper-containing nitrite reductase, which translates to MNEQRRDFLKTGALNIAALTLGAGLNPMPNANAQTANRAIDGNLPEIEAELTLAPQVPKPIDRNYPAKVVVKLTALEQIMELMEGVRFKFWTLNGSVPAPFIRVREGDIVEVQLSNSAGSMMSHSIDFHAASAPMGGAIANETAPTRTSTFQFKALHSGLYVYHCGSQPVAVHLAKGMYGLILVEPKEGLPKVDREYYVMQSEFYTRGSFGETGLQPFSMQKALDERPDYVLYNGKVGSLMGDNALQAKTGEKIRLFVGNAGPNLAASFHIIGTIFHNVYVEGGTLINHNVQTTLIPAAGTTIIETQIDVPGTYVLMDHSIFRAANKGTMGHLIVTGKQNPEIYSGKLKDEPFKEVNPPKPQPVPYEIDGHEKMIRSHAQPDGNSGATRK; encoded by the coding sequence ATGAATGAACAACGACGTGATTTTCTCAAAACCGGCGCATTAAATATCGCCGCACTCACACTAGGCGCAGGCTTAAACCCGATGCCTAATGCAAATGCGCAAACGGCAAATAGAGCCATTGACGGCAATTTGCCTGAAATCGAGGCGGAATTAACATTAGCCCCTCAGGTTCCTAAGCCTATTGACCGTAATTACCCTGCAAAAGTCGTCGTAAAATTGACCGCACTTGAGCAAATTATGGAACTTATGGAAGGGGTACGATTTAAATTTTGGACGCTCAACGGTAGCGTGCCTGCTCCTTTTATTCGTGTTCGTGAAGGCGATATTGTAGAAGTTCAACTTTCAAATTCAGCCGGCTCAATGATGTCACATAGTATTGATTTCCACGCCGCCTCAGCCCCAATGGGCGGCGCAATCGCAAATGAAACCGCACCAACCCGCACCAGCACGTTCCAATTTAAAGCCTTGCATTCCGGACTCTATGTCTATCATTGCGGCAGCCAACCTGTCGCCGTACATTTGGCAAAGGGTATGTACGGTTTAATTTTAGTCGAACCTAAAGAAGGTTTACCTAAAGTCGATCGCGAATATTATGTTATGCAAAGTGAATTTTATACACGGGGAAGCTTTGGTGAGACGGGTTTGCAACCTTTCAGTATGCAAAAGGCATTAGATGAACGCCCCGATTATGTATTATACAATGGCAAAGTAGGTTCCCTAATGGGAGATAACGCCTTACAAGCCAAAACCGGAGAAAAAATAAGATTATTTGTCGGTAATGCCGGTCCGAATTTAGCCGCTTCATTTCACATTATCGGTACGATTTTTCATAATGTTTATGTAGAAGGCGGTACATTAATTAATCACAACGTCCAAACGACATTAATTCCGGCAGCGGGCACCACTATTATTGAAACACAGATTGATGTACCGGGAACCTACGTCCTAATGGATCACTCAATTTTCCGCGCAGCTAACAAAGGAACAATGGGGCATTTAATCGTTACCGGAAAACAAAATCCTGAAATCTATTCCGGTAAACTAAAAGACGAGCCTTTTAAAGAAGTCAATCCACCCAAGCCACAACCTGTTCCATATGAAATTGACGGGCATGAAAAAATGATAAGAAGCCATGCTCAACCGGACGGAAATTCCGGAGCAACCCGAAAATAA
- a CDS encoding peroxiredoxin C, with translation MVLVTRQAPDFTSSAVLGNGEIVDNFNFKKHIEGKAAVIFFYPLDFTFVCPSELIAFDHRYEEFKKRGVEVVGVSIDSQFTHNAWRNTPTENGGIGQVKYALAADVKHEIAQAYGIEHPEEGVALRASFLIDKNGVVRHQVVNDLPLGRNIDEMLRMVDALQFHEEHGDVCPAQWEKGKEGMKDSPEGVAKYLKQNADKL, from the coding sequence ATGGTATTAGTAACTCGTCAAGCTCCGGATTTTACTTCATCTGCAGTTTTAGGCAATGGTGAAATCGTTGATAATTTTAACTTCAAAAAACATATTGAAGGTAAAGCGGCTGTAATTTTCTTCTATCCGTTAGACTTCACTTTCGTATGCCCTTCCGAATTAATCGCATTTGATCATCGCTATGAGGAATTTAAAAAACGCGGTGTTGAAGTGGTTGGTGTGTCTATCGATTCTCAATTCACTCACAACGCATGGCGTAATACCCCAACCGAAAACGGTGGTATCGGTCAAGTAAAATACGCGTTAGCGGCTGATGTGAAACACGAAATCGCACAAGCATACGGTATCGAACATCCTGAAGAAGGTGTGGCATTACGTGCATCATTCTTAATTGACAAAAACGGCGTTGTACGTCACCAAGTAGTGAATGATCTTCCGTTGGGCCGTAATATTGATGAAATGCTACGTATGGTTGACGCATTACAATTCCACGAAGAACATGGCGACGTTTGCCCTGCTCAATGGGAAAAAGGTAAAGAAGGGATGAAAGACAGCCCTGAAGGTGTTGCAAAATACTTAAAACAAAATGCGGATAAACTTTAA